Genomic DNA from Flavobacterium sp. N502540:
AGGTTTTTTTTCGACACGACCAAAAAAAACTTCTTATTTTCTATTCTAACTTATTAACAAATAATGTTAACTTAAAGTTAATTGAATATCAACGAATTACGAATCGCTATCAACACTTCAAAATTTTAACAAATATTATGATTATTCTTTATTGGTAATGAGACAGTTACAGAGTTGTTAATAATGTTAATAACTGTTAAGAATTTGATAGTATGATAGTTATAAATTTTGTTTTTTGACGGCTGGTTTTACGAATGTACATCCGTTATAATTGAGATGATTTATGGAATGTTTATAAGTGAGCAGAAAAAAGAAATTCGCGAAAATTGATGTATTTCGTGGCAAACATTTATTAATTGAGTAAATTTGTACCACACAACTTAATAGTATAAAAAAAATGAAAATTTCGATAGGAAATGACCACGCAGGACCGGATTATAAAAAAGCAATTGTTGCAATGCTGCAGGCAAAAGGATATGAAGTAACCAATTATGGGACTGATACAGAGGCTTCTGTTGATTATCCTGATTTTGGCCACCCGGTTGCAAGTGATGTATCTGAAGGTAAAGCTGATTTTGGAATTGTAATCTGCGGTAGCGGAAACGGAATTGCAATGACGGCTAACAAACATCCAAAAGTAAGAGCTGGTTTATGCTGGACTAAAGAAATTGCTTATTTAACACGTTTACACAACGATGCTAATATTGTAAGTATTCCGGCTCGTTTTACCTCTATTCCTCAAGCAGTTGAGATTGTTGAAACCTTTTTAACAACGGAATTTGAAGGCGGAAGACATCAAAATAGAGTGAATAAAATTGCTTGCCAGTAAAAAGTCAAAAAAAATTCGGTGCTTCGCACCAATACTAAATATATAAGCCGGGTGGATTTTTAAAATTCATCCGGTTTGTTGTTTAAATAACTAAAACTACACTTTTAAGTAATTGATAAAAAGGTATTTATGTAGTTATTAACAATGTAATTGTTTAAAATTTAACTTTCATTTTTAGATAAATCAATACAATCTGAATGAAAAAAATAAACGAGAATTTTATAATAAAAGAAGATTTGCTCGTTTTATGTCTAAAGAATAACATTGCTAAGAACAATCCAATTGTGCCGCCAATGGCTTCAAGAAAAAATAAGGTGTTTTCAGGGATTCTTTGTTTGTTTTTCCGGGCTTGATATTTATCATATCCCGCGAGAATAAAAACGGTGATATTTACAACTAAAAAATACGTTAATAAAACTTCCATTGGCTAAAAATTAAAAACAAAGATATTATTTTAGCCGGGTGATTGGTTAATCTAATGTCGATTTTGACAGACAGATTATCTCATTTTCTAATCCAGAAATTATTTCATTATAAAGTATGACTAATATTCAATTCATTGCCAAGTCTGTTCCAACAGCAGCAATTAACATTCAAAACACGGTAAAATTACTAGAAGAAGATTGTACTGTTCCGTTTATTTCCCGTTACCGAAAAGATACAACCGGAAATCTGGACGAAGTTCAAATTGAGCAGATTGCAAAACTCCAAAAGGAATATGAAACGATTGTAAAACGCAAAGAAGCGGTTTTGAAATCTATTGAAGAACAAAAATCGCTAACTCCCGAATTGAAGCATAAAATTGAACAAAGTTTTGATTTACAGGAAATAGAAGATTTTTATCTGCCTTTTAAAAAGAAGAAAAAAACAAAAGCTGATGTTGCACGTGAATTTGGTTTAGAGCCATTGGCAAAAATCATTATGTCAGAGAATGATGTTGATGTTGATTTTATTTCGACACAATACCTGAACGAAAATGTGATTAATGAAGAAGCTGCCATGCAGGGCGCACGAGATATTATTGCAGAATGGATTAATGAAAATATTTATGTTCGTAAACAATTGCGAAGATTGTATCAACGCAAAGCAGTGATAGCAACTAAAGTTGTAAAAAAGAAGAGTGAAGAAGAAGGGGCTCAAAAGTTCAGTCAGTATTTTGAGTGGGAAGAGCCATTGACAAAAGCGCCGTCACATCGTTTATTAGCAATGCTTCGTGCTGAAAATGAAGGTTTTGTGAAAATGAAAGTAGATGTCGATTTAGATGAAGCTTATGATATTATTGATGAAATCATCATTAAAAAACAAAACAGTACAACCGCACATTTGCAGTTAGCGATTGAAGACAGTTATAAACGATTGCTAAATCCTGCTATTGGAAATGAAACTTTGCAGGAGGCAAAAGCAAAAGCAGATGCTAATTCAATTCAGGTTTTTGCGAATAATTTAGGACAGTTATTATTAGCGCCGCCGTTGGGAGAAAAGCGTATTTTGGCCATAGATCCGGGATTTAGAAGCGGTTGTAAAGTAGTTTGTTTAGATGAAAAAGGAGATTTGTTGTATAACGAAACTATTTATCCTCACGCGCCTCAAAATGAGGAAACTATGGCAATCAAGAAGATTCGTTCTATGGTAAATGCTTATCAGATTGATGCTATTTCTATTGGAAACGGAACCGCTTCGCGTGAAACGGAGTTTTTCATCAAAAAAATCGCGTTCGACAAACCGTTACAGGTTTTTATTGTTTCTGAGGCAGGAGCGTCGGTATATTCGGCATCAAAAATTGCGAGGGAGGAATTTCCAAATTATGATGTTACGGTTCGTGGATCGGTTTCTATTGGAAGACGACTTTCAGATCCTTTGGCCGAATTGGTAAAAAT
This window encodes:
- the rpiB gene encoding ribose 5-phosphate isomerase B — translated: MKISIGNDHAGPDYKKAIVAMLQAKGYEVTNYGTDTEASVDYPDFGHPVASDVSEGKADFGIVICGSGNGIAMTANKHPKVRAGLCWTKEIAYLTRLHNDANIVSIPARFTSIPQAVEIVETFLTTEFEGGRHQNRVNKIACQ
- a CDS encoding DUF1294 domain-containing protein codes for the protein MEVLLTYFLVVNITVFILAGYDKYQARKNKQRIPENTLFFLEAIGGTIGLFLAMLFFRHKTSKSSFIIKFSFIFFIQIVLIYLKMKVKF
- a CDS encoding Tex family protein, which codes for MTNIQFIAKSVPTAAINIQNTVKLLEEDCTVPFISRYRKDTTGNLDEVQIEQIAKLQKEYETIVKRKEAVLKSIEEQKSLTPELKHKIEQSFDLQEIEDFYLPFKKKKKTKADVAREFGLEPLAKIIMSENDVDVDFISTQYLNENVINEEAAMQGARDIIAEWINENIYVRKQLRRLYQRKAVIATKVVKKKSEEEGAQKFSQYFEWEEPLTKAPSHRLLAMLRAENEGFVKMKVDVDLDEAYDIIDEIIIKKQNSTTAHLQLAIEDSYKRLLNPAIGNETLQEAKAKADANSIQVFANNLGQLLLAPPLGEKRILAIDPGFRSGCKVVCLDEKGDLLYNETIYPHAPQNEETMAIKKIRSMVNAYQIDAISIGNGTASRETEFFIKKIAFDKPLQVFIVSEAGASVYSASKIAREEFPNYDVTVRGSVSIGRRLSDPLAELVKIDPKAIGVGQYQHDVDQTKLKEELDNTVIRCVNSVGININTASKHLLSYVSGIGEKLAENIVQYRSENGPFEDRKQLKKVPRLGDKAYQQGAAFIRITNAKNPLDNSAVHPEAYPVVEKMAKDLKLSVNELIANKEKTALIKAENYITPQIGLLTLKDIIKELEKPGLDPRKSAKVFEFDANVKSIKDLKTGMILPGIVNNITNFGCFVDIGIKESGLVHISQLKAGFVSDVNEVVKLHQHVDVKVTEVDEDRKRIQLTMIL